In uncultured Methanobrevibacter sp., the genomic window AATCTACATCGGTTACTGTCTTTCCCTTATCGGCCAAATCTTTAATATCACTGCAAATCTGCTCAAGTTGAGTCTGATTAACATTAAATCCCAATTCATTTAACCTGTTGTTCAAACCATGAGTTCCCATATGCTTTCCTAAAATGAACTTACGTTTACGTCCAACAAGTTCAGGAGTCATAGGCTCATAGGTAGCAGAATTTTTAATAATTCCATCGGCATGAATACCAGATTCATGAGCAAATGCATTTTCACCAACAATTGCCTTATTGGGTTGAATATATACACCGGTGGATCTTGCAACAAGTTTGGAAAGGTGATAAATCTGATTGATTTTAACGTTGGTTGAAAACTCTGGAAGTAACCTGTCTATACTGACGACACACTCTTCAAAAGAGGTATTTCCTGCCCTCTCACCAATACCATTGATGGTGGTATGGATTTCTGTCGCACCGCCCTTAATGGCAGATAATGTATTTGCAACGGCAAGACCGAAATCGTTATGACAGTGACAAGCAATTGGAACTGACAAATCATTCAATTTAGAAAACAATTCAAATGAAGAGTCCGGAGTTAAAATACCTACAGTGTCACATACGCAAATTCTGTCCGCACCATGATTAATGGCATGGACATATACTTCCCTTAAAAAATCAACATCACTTCTTGAAGCATCCTCTGCTGACAATTCCACAACCAAACCATGATCCTTACAGTAATCTACTGCATTATTGGATAATTCTATA contains:
- a CDS encoding (R)-citramalate synthase, which encodes MNIKVLDTTLRDGEQTPGVSLTSLEKLRIASKLDEIGVEFIEAGSAITSDGERESIKEITKQDFNAEILSFARPLTLDIDYCLDCDVDGVNLVVPTSELHIHDKLNTTSDKLIELSNNAVDYCKDHGLVVELSAEDASRSDVDFLREVYVHAINHGADRICVCDTVGILTPDSSFELFSKLNDLSVPIACHCHNDFGLAVANTLSAIKGGATEIHTTINGIGERAGNTSFEECVVSIDRLLPEFSTNVKINQIYHLSKLVARSTGVYIQPNKAIVGENAFAHESGIHADGIIKNSATYEPMTPELVGRKRKFILGKHMGTHGLNNRLNELGFNVNQTQLEQICSDIKDLADKGKTVTDVDLHIIADNVLQINQEDLIKLDQVTIVSGNKVMPTASVKITVDDDEIINSGVGLGPVDAAINALKDLDIFNDIDLIEYHVDSLTGGTDAFIDVIIKLQKEDKVVSARGTEADIINASVKAYIAGVNRLLRD